The following nucleotide sequence is from Leptolyngbya sp. SIO1E4.
TGCAGCCTATGACCCCGACCTGCACGACGATTTGACTTTTACCTACGGACAAAACCCTGGCATTGCTTGCATCAGCCTACTATCGACGGTGCTTTGGCTGCTGGGTGAGCGTGAACCGGCGCTCCAGGCGGGCCAGGCAGCCCAGGTCAGGGCCCAGGAGGCTCACCATCCCTTTACTCTGTCATTAATCAGTATTTACAACACGTGTCTGCATCAATATCAGCAAGATGCCCAAGCAACGCTGGAGCAGGCTGAATTCACCCGCAGGCTCTCTGAGCAAATGGGGTTTGCCCTCTGGTTACCCCTGACTGAAATTTTAGAAGGGTGGGCTCAGCAACAGCTGGGGCAACCAGAGGATGGATTGGCCCAGATGCAGCAGGGCCTATCGCGCTATCTACAGATGGAGCACAAGCTTGAAAAGCCCTATTACATGATGCTAGTCGTGAGCGGATATTTGCAGGCTGGCCAAGGCGCTGCAGGATTAGATCTCGTCAACCAAGTGATTGCCCTGTCGGAAGCAACGGGGGTGCATTACTGGCTGGCTGAGCTTTATCGCCTCAAGGGAGAACTGCTGCAGCTAACCACAAAGGACGACTCAGCGGTGGAATCTTGCTTGGCGCGAGCGTTGGCGATCGCCCAGCAACAGCAGGCAAAATTCCTTGAAGAGCAAGCTCAGCTGAGCCTGACTCGGTTTCACCTTCGGCAAGACCCCCTTCGACAGGATCCCCTTCGGCAAGACCCCCTCAACGAGGCAAAAGGCTTATTGACCCGAATTGATTTGAAAGCTGAAGGAGAGTTTAACAAAGTGGCCTGGAAAGAGTCAGAGCCATTAACGTTGGACTTGAATTTTGAATAATTCATAGATGGGTGCCCAGGCTAGCTCCGCTGTTTTCTTACCCCCCAAAAACCGTGAAGACGACTGCTCCTGACGCAACGACATCCCCCTCTGCTACCGACTTTCCCAAATCTGTTTTATCGGTGAGCCGCCAAGAATTAGACCAGATTTCTCTCACCGTTAAAAAAGGAGATACCGACGAAGAAACGACCTTAGAGCCAGGGCTGCATGGCTATGTTTTTATGGTGGGCCCAGCTGGTTCAGTGGATTCGCCGCTGATCAATGCGGCCAAAAAAATTATTCAACCCACCCAAGACGGGTTTACGCCGCTGTACAACGGGGACGGGTTGGTGCAGCGCATTGGCTTTGAGAATGGGCAGGCTCGCCTGACCACTAAAATCGCCCGCACCCCCAGTTATCTGGCGGATGAACTGTCCCACATTGAATACCCCTCGCTTAAGTTCAACAATTTAGGCATTACTCGGGCTTCAAAACTCGGAGTCACGACCCAGTTAAGTGTGACCCTCACCCCCTTTCGCTTCTCTGAGACCGATCCTTATCGGCTGTTGTTAAGCGTGGATATGGGGCGCCCCTATGAGATTAATCCGGAAACGCTGGCGCTCATGGGGCCGGTGGGCTATTTAGAAGGGGCGAAAAGCCCCGCAGAGTTCACCTGGAAAGGCATTAATCCACTCGTTTCCTGGCTGATGAAAGTGCCGTTTGGCCTAACCATGAGCTCAGCCCATCCCAGCTTTGACTTTAATACTGGGGAATTGTTCACCACAAATCTAGGCCGTTCCCTCTCAAGCTTCACTCCCTGGTTACGGCAGTTTTCTAGCCGCTTTCCGGGGGTTGCCAAGGGCCTCTCAAGTCGGGCCAAACCCAAACATTCTGGCGTATTGTCGTGGCTGATTCGGCAGGTTCTCAGACTCATTGAGGCAATCGCAGGGTTAGTGCTGAATTTTGGCGATCGCGTTGAGCTGATCCGCTGGCGCGGCGATGACCACTTTGACCGCTGGAAAGTTGTCTTAAGCGACGGCAAACCCCTTAAGATTCAGCAGACTTTGCACCAGCTTTGGGCCACTCAACACCACATTGTGCTGCTCGATACCGCCTTCAAAATCTCTGCCGATCAGCTACTGCCCTTCGAACGTTCGGTCTTGATTGAAGAGGTGGAAAAGCTCTTTCGCGATTTGACCGATGAGCCCCAGCTGGCCGACACCCTGATTTATATCATCCGCCGCGATCAGCTAGATCAGGCCCTCTCAACGAAGTCTCCGACCGTCACGGCCCAATCATTTACCGTGTCCCGCGAGACAGCCCACTACATTGTGGACTATGACGACAGCGAGGGGATTGTGCTGCACACAGTTCATAGCTGCGCCACTGATGCCTCGGAAACCATTCGTAAGTTTGACACTACCGCCTACAGCGATGCCGCCGATGGCCCCCAGATCGATCCCCGAATGCGCCGTCTTTCAGGGATGCTGACGGACGGCACCGATATTGACTGGATTGGCAGCTATGTCATTGATCCCGCGCAAAATCGCATTAAACCTTGCCTGGTTCAGCCAGACTATGCCTGGGGCAATCCGGTCTATGCCTATCGCGATATGACCCTCAAGCAGCCCGATCATCTCGACGATATTTACTGGATTTTCTTTGGGGCCTGGGAAGAGTTGCTGACTGAGCATGTCACAGAGCTTTACCAGGACTACCCCCATCGCCAGATTCAAATTAAAGGCCCTGATCCAGACAAAACAGTTATGGGCATTACCCGTGCGGGGCGGGCAACCACCCTGTGTCGAGTGCACATTGATCGTCGCCAAACCGAACAGCAGGGGCTAGAACTGCAGCTCACCACCCCGGATGCCTATGCTTTCCCGGCGGGGCACTTTGCCAATTCCCCTCAGTTTATTCCCCGCCAGGGGGGGACAGGGGGGCCAACAGATGGCTATCTCATCTGTGTGGTGCTGTTCCAAACACCGGGGGCGCCTGAGCCCGATAGCAGCGAGTTTTGGATCTTTGACGCCGCGAATTTGCAGGCGGGGCCTCAATATCGGCTGTGCAGCGATCAGATCAAAATGGGCTTTACGATTCACACGACTTGGCTGCCCGAGGTGATCGCGCCTCCCGCTTCTAGCTACAGCATTCAGGATGATTTTGAGCCCACGGTGGCGGCCATGGTGGCCAAGTACGAAAGATCGCGATCGCCCGAAAAACAGCAGCTAGCCCAAGACATTCGTTCCCTGTTTGATGCCGTATATGCCCGATTTGGCCAATAGCAATTTCCCAGGAGAAAGGCTGTGAGTACAGATGCCGGAACGAAGTCAGAGACCTGCTATCAGACGGTCCCTGAAGCCTTGATGACTGCCCGCCGAGATGAACTCCTGGATCTGCCCCTCGAGCTGGTAGATCCGAACTTGCCGTTACCCGCCGATGTCCAAGGGTTCGTGTTTATTATTGCACCGGCGGGTTCAGTCGATTCGGGGGGGCTGCCCTATGCCGATGGCACCCCCCTGTTTAACGGCGATGGCATGATTTACCGACTAGACTTTACCCAGCCAGGTCAGGTCTCCCTTAAAACCCATCTCACCAAGACACCAGGGTTCTATGCTGACTTGGCCACGAAGGCGGGTACCCAATATGCCAAACACGGATTTCAAAACCACGGCATTTCCCGCTTTTCCTCTAGTTTGGGCTTTCGCAATCAGCCCAATACGGCATTTGTGCCCTTGCGCTTTGCCTCAGATGAGTGCGATCGCCTGCTGGTAACCTCAGATGCTGGCCGCCCCTATGAGCTAGACACAGAAACCCTGGAGCTGGTGACCCCCGTGGGCTCAAATCTCGAATGGCAGCCCGAGGCCACTAAACTTTCCCCATTTCTACCGGTGTTAAGCACCGCTCACCCTTACTTTGACGCAGAGCAAAAAGAGTTTCTCACCGTGAACTATGGCCGCTCTGTGGCCAGTTTTGTGGAAATGATTCCAGCGCTCCAGGCAGCGGAAAAGTTTCCAGAAGAACTCTTGAAATGGCTAGAGGCGATCGCCAGTTTGTTTCATCTGCAAGAGGCGGTCAAGCTGCTGGCGAAGTGGGCCTCACAACTCTCTCTGGAACTTTTGCACCTCTTCTTTAAGCTCCTAGGCGAGTTCAGTGGCGTTAGCGCCGAAGACTTTGTCTACCTCATGCGCTGGGACGGGCAAGGGGATCTGGAACGTTGGCGACTGGTTTTGCCCGACGGCTCGCCCCTGGCAATTACCCAGGGCCTGCATCAGATTGGGGTGACTCGCAACTATGTTGTCTTGATTGAGACTGCGTTTGTGGTGGGTCTGTCTGAGGTGTTGAGTAACCCCTTGCCAAAAGAGAAGGCGCTTGAAAAGCGTCTGCGCAGCTTCCTGGCAAAGCCCCCCGCATCTACCTCGCGGGTGTACCTGGTTCGCCGGGCTGATTTGGTACAGGGGCAACACCCCGCCCGCGCTGAAGCCGAGGTAAAAGTCACAGTGCAACCCACGGAATTTCCCATGGAAGTGCTGCATTTCTCGGCAGATTACGATGATTCAGACGGCAATGTCACCCTCCATGTCGGCCACTGGTGTGCCGGTGATGCATCCGAGTGGGTCCGCAGTTATGACGTGCTCGCCGCCGATAACAAAACCCCGCTCCCGCCTCGTCTCGACGGCATGCACATTCGCGGGACGGATATTGGTCGCCTCAGCCGCTATGTGATTCAGCCAGAAACGGGCCAAGTTCTGGAGGCTAAGACCGTTGTCAACGACCCGGCCACTTGGGGCGTGGCTCTCTACACCTTCCGCAATGCCCTGCCCACACAACAGCCTGCCCACCGCATTGACACAGTCTACTGGTATTCAGAAGGGGTATTTCCAGAACTGCTGACGCAATTTGATATTGACCTATTCAAAGACTATCGCTATCGCTTTGTCTCTATTGAAGCGCTCCTGGAGCGGGCCAAATCGGGACAAGGCCAACCCGCTTGTCTGTTTCGGCTAGACACCCAAACCATGACGATTGTTGATACCTATTGCTTTGCCTGTGGGGCTGACCCAGGCGGGGCCAGTGTTGTGGTCAATTCTCCTCAATTTATGCCCCGAGCCGGGGGCAGTGAAGACCCCACCGATGGCTACATCACCTGCACCGTATTTGTGGAAAATCGCTCTGAGATTTGGATTTTTGATGCTCAACAGCTTAATCGCGGGCCGGTCTGTAAGCTTGGGCATCCGCAACTCGTTTTCGGCTCAACCTTGCACACGGTCTGGCTGCCTCAGGTGAGTCGCCGTACGGCTGCTTACTGCGTTCCCGTGCGTCAAGACTATGAACCGCTAGTTGCGCAAAAGGCCAAAGACTGGCCAGACATTGAAACCCTATTCAGAGACGACGTGTATCCTCATTTCACAGGTTCCCCGCTAGCATAGAGCAGACCCTTGGCGGAGCGTGAGTGTGGCACGGGTTCGACTAGAAAACATTACCCAGCGTTTTGGCAAGACCCTAGCAGTGCAGGACATTTCTTTTGAAGTGCCCGATGGCGAGTTTTGGGTCATGGTGGGGCCATCAGGATGCGGCAAATCTACCCTGCTAAGAACCATCGCTGGGCTGGAACCCGTCACAGAAGGCACCCTCTATATTGGCGATCGCCGGGTTAATGAGGTTCCTGCTCGCCAGCGAGATGTGGCCATGGTGTTTCAAAATTACGCCCTGTATCCACACATGACGGTGGCCGAGAACCTGGCCTTTGGACTGCGCATGCGCCAGGTTCCTAAAGCAGAACAGGGCAAGCAGGTGCAGCAGGTTGCCCGTTCCCTGGATATTGAACATTTGCTAGACCGCAAGCCACGCCAACTGTCTGGGGGACAGCAGCAGCGGGTAGCCCTGGGGCGGGCGATCGCCCGGCGGCCGCAGGTTTTCTTGCTGGATGAACCGCTCTCTAACCTGGATGCCCAGCTGCGGGATGACACCCGGGCCGAGCTTAAACAGCTGCATCAGCGCTTTGGCATTACGACGCTGTATGTCACCCATGACCAGGTAGAAGCCATGACCCTCAGCGATCGCATTGTCATGCTCGACCAGGGGCAGGTGCAGCAAATTGGCACGCCTCAAGATCTCTACGGCAGCCCCACCAATCGTCGCGTCGCCACCTTTATTGGCAACCCGCCCATGAACATGCTGTCTGCAATTTTCGACGGCACC
It contains:
- the ugpC gene encoding sn-glycerol-3-phosphate ABC transporter ATP-binding protein UgpC; translation: MARVRLENITQRFGKTLAVQDISFEVPDGEFWVMVGPSGCGKSTLLRTIAGLEPVTEGTLYIGDRRVNEVPARQRDVAMVFQNYALYPHMTVAENLAFGLRMRQVPKAEQGKQVQQVARSLDIEHLLDRKPRQLSGGQQQRVALGRAIARRPQVFLLDEPLSNLDAQLRDDTRAELKQLHQRFGITTLYVTHDQVEAMTLSDRIVMLDQGQVQQIGTPQDLYGSPTNRRVATFIGNPPMNMLSAIFDGTHFQINGQPIVAAPAMVQSASLSPNQVVNLGIRPEQISLAFEDEAALLLQVELVEPLGRETLVRGHIPHQRNGDPLQRLQCFVLPHTLPKPGEMLKLHLDPQSLFLFDPVSGQTLHPNIKID
- a CDS encoding carotenoid oxygenase family protein, whose product is MKTTAPDATTSPSATDFPKSVLSVSRQELDQISLTVKKGDTDEETTLEPGLHGYVFMVGPAGSVDSPLINAAKKIIQPTQDGFTPLYNGDGLVQRIGFENGQARLTTKIARTPSYLADELSHIEYPSLKFNNLGITRASKLGVTTQLSVTLTPFRFSETDPYRLLLSVDMGRPYEINPETLALMGPVGYLEGAKSPAEFTWKGINPLVSWLMKVPFGLTMSSAHPSFDFNTGELFTTNLGRSLSSFTPWLRQFSSRFPGVAKGLSSRAKPKHSGVLSWLIRQVLRLIEAIAGLVLNFGDRVELIRWRGDDHFDRWKVVLSDGKPLKIQQTLHQLWATQHHIVLLDTAFKISADQLLPFERSVLIEEVEKLFRDLTDEPQLADTLIYIIRRDQLDQALSTKSPTVTAQSFTVSRETAHYIVDYDDSEGIVLHTVHSCATDASETIRKFDTTAYSDAADGPQIDPRMRRLSGMLTDGTDIDWIGSYVIDPAQNRIKPCLVQPDYAWGNPVYAYRDMTLKQPDHLDDIYWIFFGAWEELLTEHVTELYQDYPHRQIQIKGPDPDKTVMGITRAGRATTLCRVHIDRRQTEQQGLELQLTTPDAYAFPAGHFANSPQFIPRQGGTGGPTDGYLICVVLFQTPGAPEPDSSEFWIFDAANLQAGPQYRLCSDQIKMGFTIHTTWLPEVIAPPASSYSIQDDFEPTVAAMVAKYERSRSPEKQQLAQDIRSLFDAVYARFGQ
- a CDS encoding carotenoid oxygenase family protein; translation: MSTDAGTKSETCYQTVPEALMTARRDELLDLPLELVDPNLPLPADVQGFVFIIAPAGSVDSGGLPYADGTPLFNGDGMIYRLDFTQPGQVSLKTHLTKTPGFYADLATKAGTQYAKHGFQNHGISRFSSSLGFRNQPNTAFVPLRFASDECDRLLVTSDAGRPYELDTETLELVTPVGSNLEWQPEATKLSPFLPVLSTAHPYFDAEQKEFLTVNYGRSVASFVEMIPALQAAEKFPEELLKWLEAIASLFHLQEAVKLLAKWASQLSLELLHLFFKLLGEFSGVSAEDFVYLMRWDGQGDLERWRLVLPDGSPLAITQGLHQIGVTRNYVVLIETAFVVGLSEVLSNPLPKEKALEKRLRSFLAKPPASTSRVYLVRRADLVQGQHPARAEAEVKVTVQPTEFPMEVLHFSADYDDSDGNVTLHVGHWCAGDASEWVRSYDVLAADNKTPLPPRLDGMHIRGTDIGRLSRYVIQPETGQVLEAKTVVNDPATWGVALYTFRNALPTQQPAHRIDTVYWYSEGVFPELLTQFDIDLFKDYRYRFVSIEALLERAKSGQGQPACLFRLDTQTMTIVDTYCFACGADPGGASVVVNSPQFMPRAGGSEDPTDGYITCTVFVENRSEIWIFDAQQLNRGPVCKLGHPQLVFGSTLHTVWLPQVSRRTAAYCVPVRQDYEPLVAQKAKDWPDIETLFRDDVYPHFTGSPLA